The following is a genomic window from Bombina bombina isolate aBomBom1 chromosome 3, aBomBom1.pri, whole genome shotgun sequence.
gcgatgttaggggcagcagattagtggtgtttagacgtgtttttttatgttagggtgttaggcttttctttagccaactctccccattgatgtctatgggaaaatcgtgcacgagcacgtcaaaacactgcttgtatttgggtgaggtatgaagctcaacgcaaccatatcgcccgcacaagccgggttttacaaaacctgtaatagcagcgctatagggaggttaaataccgccgcttttgtcgCGGTTGTTAATTTctcccagtgatgtgcagtcactagaggcaggtgaggcagagcttcacctctcatatgggcaaaaatataaaaaaaattattggcttaaaaaaaaaaaaaaattgcaattttttgttccccagcattttttttccacagctacatgttgtgcaatggagaggcacaagcaggtctgcccaccattacacaacatgctgcgccacctactggatgaaagtggttaagatcattgcatggcccataactgcttatttgaggcagtcctatttgggctgacccaatccagtgagaggcattagtaagtggaacttagggttggggctggatgttaaatgatataaaacaaaacaaaaatggaaaaaaacaactttcatttattttgttgctgtcctgtgaagctgccagctttgctaaagtgaaaaagagagttctgtactacccctccaagtgcagtggaatgtgccactgtcacttccttacagagcagccaggaagagatgcagactcagagcagtgttttagccacattttattaaagtaaattctgcaaccttagattttgctgaaagggattctgttagtgaaaattataatttaatgaatgtggtttagtgtttttactcttttacagcagtttaaggatcgtttttgtattttgtattttgtttactctgcTAAGGTAGTGTttacccactaccttagcagcttgcctctgtacttcacactaatttatagtctcactttctgaactctctgtagctgtgctgttttattacttaaaaatgcagtggtccctctcccccccccccttgtgtgtgtgtgtgtgtgtgtgtgtgtctctctctctctctctatatatctatccatctctctccttatgtgtcgttctcccccatggtctctttctctctctgtctctcttcctccccctctgactctctcatcccttatgtgtctctctaaccctctgtgtgtgattgtgtctctatctctttctctaaccctctgtgtgtgattgtgtctctctctctctttctctaaccctctgtgtgtgattgtgtctctctctctttctctaaccctctgtgtgtgattgtgtctctctctctttctctctatctaaccctctgtgtgtgattgtgtctctctctctcgctcgctctctttctctctctctctctctctctctctctctctctctctaaccctctgtgtgtgattgtgtctctctctctttctctctctctcaaaccctctgtgtgtgattgtgtctctctctctttctctctctctctctctctctctctctaaccctctgtgtgtgattgtctctctctctctctctctctctctctctctctcttaccctctgtgtatgactgtgtctctctctttctctctaaccctctgtgtgtgattgtgtctctctctctttctctctctctctctctctctctctctctctcaccctctgtgtgtgattgtgtctctctctctttctctctctctctctaaccctctgtgtgtgattgtttctctctctctttctctctctatctctaaccctctgtgtatgattgtgtctctctctctttctcgctctctaaccctctgtgtgtgattgtgtctctctttctctctctctaaccctctgtgtgtgattgtgtcactctctctttctctctctctctaaccctctgtgtgtgattgtgtctctctctctttctctctctctaaccctctgtgtgtgattgtgtctctctctctctttctctctctctctctaaccctctgtgtatgattgtgtctctctctttctctctctctaaccctctgtgtgtgattgtctctctctctctctctaaccctctgtgtgtgattgtgtgtctctctctctctctaaccctctgtgtgtgattgtgtctctctctctttctctctctctaaccctctgtgtgtgattgtgtctctctctaaccctctgtgtctctcttcctctccccccgagtgcttttcggTGTTTCtgcctaccttttatttatttaattaatgaattggtagtgccatctgatggtgtggctttatttaaaggggtggggtcaagcgccccaccatctttaaatttcaccatccgccactggatcaagacattttatatatttactgaataatgaaagaatctataagcataatttgcagcattaaagtaaaaagtatgttttaaacatattttaatgggcctggatttctagatctcataatcagagcaagcattttgttatctggcaagagtttctgttacaatcctttagactaaaatcagatgtttactaagttgaccagttttccaagacaccatttaaagggacatgaaacccatatgttttctttcatgatttagaaagagcatgcaattttaaataactttccaatttacatctaatatctaattttcttcattcttttgatatcctttgtagaaaatcatatctaaatatgctcagtagctgctgattggtggctgcacatagatacctcatgtgattggctcacccatgtgcattgctatttcttcaacaaaggatatctaaagaatgaaggcgtatcctagccactgcctcaccagcctctgacgtcactgcacatcactgctctatagcgctcaaaactcgtaatctagctgtatgtttataAGCAAGTCTGAAGGATGCATTCCAGCGTCTCTACGactaggaaaaaaaaacatttttataaataaattacacgAAAACTgggcaaaatgtttttttatgtatacattattaaatattttgtagaaaaaaatacattgtGAGTTTACTGAACTTACAATATGCTAGGCTGGAAGTCCTCTTAGGTAACCAAGCGGTTACATTTTGAAACAGAACTTTTACTTGCTCACCAAAAAAGAAATTGTATACAGAATAAAATGTGATAATGTTTAGTCAATGCATGTGAGGTTTACATCTATCCTGAGGTTATTAGGTGGGTTAAGCATCATATTAGAGTTACAAGTGATGCATTACAAAATAGATCTCTAGCTACCATGGCCAGCTCCCAGTCAAATGACCATCAGATCGTCTAATTCAGTGTTTCTTAACCACGGGTCTCAAGTATCCTAACAGATCAGATTTGTATTATAGCTGAACAGAttaaataattagctgatgggtgagagcaggttagtaaccatggttactgatcagctaatgTACGTAATATGGGAGATCAGATTTTTGAGCATGCTCAGTACATTTGTATAAAATGATATATTAGgaagtcattttttttctttagcctTAGCCATTCCAGAGTTGCATGATGTATCAGGCGCCTGCTGAGCACAGTAGATAAAATGAACCCAGCACACAGTAGACACACATCATATCCTACCTGTCAGAAGTTGCTCATGCAGAATGGCTTCCTTGATGAGGTCGTAAGTAACAAGCTCGGCACAGTTAACAATAGCATTACGTGTGATGTTAGGCATGGTTCCTGAGAGGGAAATATAAAAAAGAAGCCTCTGTAAACATAGTAATAAGTAAAACAACTGTAAATATGAACACAAGTTGCAATTTGGTTGCAAGCTAGCAGACCATAACGGTGTGGGCACAAGGTTGTGGCCTAAGGTTAGGGCTTGGATAAGAATTGTGTTGTAATTAGGGATAGGGTTACAAAATGGTACTAGGTTTAgaccttgggggccgatttatgaaagtgcgagcagacatgatacaatgtagcatacactgtcggcatttatcattgcacaagcagttcttgtgaactgtttgtgcaatgccgccaactgcagattcacggccaatcggtcgctagcaggaggtgtcaatcagcccaatcgtataggattgggtggattaatgttcgcaggcggacaagttatggagcagcggtctttagaacgctgcttcataactgctgtttcccagcaagcctgaaggctcacacggaaacaggggcattaccattcggagcttgataattcggcccctttgggtTAATATTAAGGACTAAAGTTATGCCTTTGTTTTCGGTTAGAGCTAGGTATTAGGAATTGGATAGGGTTAGGATTAAGGACTGAAAGTAAAGTTACAGAAATGTATTGAAGTTAGAGTTAGGATATTACAATAATAAAGGGGTAGTTAAGCACCCCCAGCAACAACTAGAATGGTCATCACTatattatgtattactagcatCTAAGGCtccagaaaaaaagatgcacataaaaatgatttatttattgtgTTGCACAAAACATGCAATAGGACAGTCTACTAAATATGCTTATTCCTATTATAAAGAGATCCTATTGCACTCATTGCTACAGCACTCACCTTTCCAGAGTCCTCTAAGCCCTTCCTCTCTAGCGATTGTCTTATAGGCATCTACTGTCCCGTTATATCTCCTTGTGCCATCTAGGATTTTGATATGTGCCTGAAATCTCACCTTCACCACATCCGTTGGTTGGGCAAAAGTGACGGCTAATGCACCTGTTGTACACCCGGCAAGAAGACGACATGAAATCCCAGAATCTGAAGGGTAATAACCATGATTTGGGTCAAAATGATGGCAAGAGGGGATTTTTCCTGATCAGAACTGCTTAGCAATTACCAATAACCAAATTTACTTGGTACACAAAGTGTATTGAAATGAAATGAAACTTATACTAGAAAATATTTGAGACCTGTACCTGTGAGGTGCAATATTGGGGAATATGTAAAATATCACGTTTGGAGTAAAGAGATTTATTACATTTATGGGTATATTATTGTATCAGAGGCCCTTGACCATTGATGAGAATTAAAACTAGGGAATTATTTTTGAATACAATGAATCACACTGTTCTGGGCTCCTCATGGGTTATAACAACGGAAATCAGTGGTAGAGAATTTGCCATTTTAAAAGCCATAAATGAATTGTTTATTGAACAAGTTGATTTGGGTCATTAGATGAGTAATCAATACAAATCCCACTCACAGTCAGATTTGCGGCAGTAGTATTGCTTAACGGAGTCATAGAGCCCAATACGTACGGAGGCAAAGCTCATCTGCCTCTGTAAACCAGCAACAAGCCCATTGTAGAGACTGGCAGCCCCCTCAGTCTTCACCATGGTCTTAATGGTGCCAAAAACACCCTTGTATTGTACAACTCTGGCATTCTGTTCAGACAAGCACTCTCCCTGGATCTGCAGATAAAAAGCAAGAAGGAAACATTCATTTGTGGAtgacaaatttaatttctctgcctGCAGTCTCTCATCTTTGCCTCATAACACTATACAGAATCTTTTGCACATGCTAATACTGATACACATCTGGAAACTACTTAAGTTGTTGCGTTCCTGAAATATAGACCCCTTGTTGGTTTCCTTTCTGCCCTTTATGTGCTCATTTAAAATATTTGCTGTTTGCTTGTACACCATGACATGGCAAATCTGAAACAAGGTTTGTTTTCAAGTTCTCTTTGCCCAAAAAAACTCAATTATCTCCCCAGGAAGGCACCATCTGTCTCCATCTAAAACTATGTACTTTGCTGTGTAAATTTATTCCTAATAGCATTAAagtgacacaaaacccaattttttttctttcatgattcagatagagcatgcaaaattgtaagcaactttctaatttacttatattatacatttttctttgttctctggctatctttattttaaaaagcaagaatgtaagcataggaactggcccattttttggttcagcacctgggtagcacttgctgattgatggctacatttagccaccaatcagaagggctacccaggatgctgaaccaaaaatggtccggctcctatgctcaaatgcttgctttttcaaataaagatagcaagagaacaaagacaaatgtataatagtagtaaattagaaagttgcttaaaatggcatgttctatctgaaccatgaaagaaaaaaataatttatttcccaTTATGCAATTAGATTACTATACttaaaattgcaatattttaatttatatatgtgCAAGTCTATTTTGTAGAATTTCCTATTTCAAGGAGGTTTGGTAGCACAAATgtctgctgattttttttttcacagagagcaaaaaataaaaagccccaaatATCAGCATGGGAAAAGACATGATAAATATTCATCATATTTTTAACTACCACCCCCATTTATATCTCTAAATCAAGACTCTGAGATGTAGTTGGTAGTTTTATATCAACCATATGATATTTAGATTGTCATGTGACAGCTAGGAAATTGTATCactctttatttaaaacaaatacacaACTCTAGAAAGGTCTTACTATAGGGACTTGTAAATGACAGCTGATATAAGTCTAGACATCATGTGGCAGATGAAAATGTTGATTCATGAACTTGCTAGATACTCCTAGTTGGGACACAGAACTAGATGATGCAGATTACTTGCATATCATCCATAGGTTCTCTGCCATGATGTGATGGATTACTGGATGTGTGGGTTAGCGATAGGAGGTCATCTACTGCAGGACATATGGTG
Proteins encoded in this region:
- the LOC128654686 gene encoding mitochondrial uncoupling protein 2-like; the protein is MVGLKPSDIPPTPVVKFVGAGSAACIADLFTFPLDTAKVRLQIQGECLSEQNARVVQYKGVFGTIKTMVKTEGAASLYNGLVAGLQRQMSFASVRIGLYDSVKQYYCRKSDYSGISCRLLAGCTTGALAVTFAQPTDVVKVRFQAHIKILDGTRRYNGTVDAYKTIAREEGLRGLWKGTMPNITRNAIVNCAELVTYDLIKEAILHEQLLTDNLPCHFVAAFGAGFCATIVASPVDVVKTRYMNSTAGQYKNALNCACTMLVKEGSTAFYKGFVPAFLRLGSWNIVMFVSYEQLKRAMMMAHGSWESPR